The Microbacterium sp. SORGH_AS_0862 genome has a segment encoding these proteins:
- a CDS encoding ABC transporter ATP-binding protein, producing MSESAATPLLSIRNLRVAFDTQSGSREVLHGVNLDVFPGETVAIVGESGSGKSTTASAVVNLLPGTGHVTQGSITLDGRELTGLSRTQMERLRGREIGYVPQDPMSNLNPVWSIGFQVKEAIRANGIATGRKEVTQRAIEVLQQAGLADAAKRLHQYPHQFSGGMRQRALIGIGLAADPKLLIADEPTSALDVTVQRVILDHMAKLTREKGTSVLLITHDLGLAAERAEKIIVMQNGEIVESGPSREILQNPLHPYTQRLVAAAPSLASQRIQARAESRGIETTEDIEGLAPAIRVTDLTKEYKIRQGGFRSEAFRAVDGVSFEIPRGKTLALVGESGSGKSTVAKMVLKLEDPTAGSIEIDGTNIASLTNRQAFALRRRMQPVFQDPYGSLDPLRNIGNTIAEPMEIHKVGDNASRRERVRELLDQVSLPQELATRYPNELSGGQRQRVAIARALALKPDIVVLDEAVSALDVLVQDQILQLLAELQSELELTYLFITHDLAVVRVAADMVAVMEKGRIVEQGTVDEIFANPAEEYTRRLLDAIPGATIPLGGGN from the coding sequence ATGAGCGAGAGCGCCGCAACCCCGTTGCTCAGCATCCGCAACCTCCGCGTCGCCTTCGACACCCAGTCGGGCAGCCGGGAGGTTCTCCACGGTGTGAACCTCGACGTGTTCCCCGGCGAGACGGTCGCGATCGTCGGCGAGTCCGGCTCGGGCAAGTCGACCACCGCCTCCGCGGTCGTGAACCTGCTCCCCGGGACCGGCCACGTCACACAGGGCAGCATCACGCTCGACGGGCGGGAGCTGACCGGCCTCAGCCGCACGCAGATGGAGCGCCTGCGCGGTCGGGAGATCGGCTACGTGCCGCAGGACCCGATGTCGAACCTCAACCCGGTGTGGTCGATCGGCTTCCAGGTGAAGGAGGCGATCCGTGCGAACGGCATCGCCACCGGCCGCAAGGAGGTCACCCAGCGGGCGATCGAGGTGCTGCAGCAGGCCGGACTCGCGGATGCGGCCAAGCGCCTGCACCAGTACCCCCACCAGTTCTCCGGCGGCATGCGCCAGCGTGCGCTGATCGGCATCGGCCTCGCGGCCGACCCGAAGCTGCTGATCGCCGATGAGCCGACCTCGGCACTGGACGTCACGGTCCAGCGCGTCATCCTCGACCACATGGCGAAGCTCACGCGGGAGAAGGGCACCTCGGTGCTGCTGATCACGCACGACCTGGGCCTCGCGGCCGAGCGCGCCGAGAAGATCATCGTCATGCAGAACGGCGAGATCGTCGAGTCGGGCCCGAGCCGCGAGATCCTTCAGAACCCGCTGCACCCCTACACGCAGCGCCTGGTGGCGGCGGCTCCCTCGCTCGCCTCCCAGCGCATCCAGGCGCGCGCGGAGAGTCGGGGCATCGAGACGACCGAGGACATCGAGGGTCTGGCTCCCGCGATCCGCGTGACGGATCTGACCAAGGAGTACAAGATCCGTCAGGGCGGCTTCCGCAGCGAAGCCTTCCGTGCCGTCGACGGCGTCTCGTTCGAGATCCCGCGCGGGAAGACTCTCGCCCTGGTGGGCGAGTCCGGATCGGGCAAGTCCACGGTCGCGAAGATGGTGCTGAAGCTCGAGGACCCCACCGCGGGGTCCATCGAGATCGACGGCACCAACATCGCGAGCCTGACCAACCGGCAGGCGTTCGCGCTCCGTCGTCGGATGCAGCCGGTGTTCCAGGATCCGTACGGCTCGCTCGACCCGCTGCGCAACATTGGCAACACGATCGCCGAGCCGATGGAGATCCACAAGGTCGGTGACAACGCGTCGCGTCGTGAGCGCGTGCGCGAGCTGCTCGACCAGGTCTCGCTGCCGCAGGAGTTGGCGACCCGCTACCCGAACGAGCTTTCCGGCGGTCAGCGTCAGCGGGTGGCGATCGCTCGCGCGCTCGCGCTCAAGCCCGACATCGTCGTGCTCGATGAGGCGGTCTCGGCCCTCGACGTGCTGGTGCAGGACCAGATCCTGCAGCTGCTCGCCGAGCTGCAGTCCGAGCTCGAGCTGACCTACCTCTTCATCACCCACGACCTCGCCGTCGTTCGTGTGGCCGCCGACATGGTCGCGGTGATGGAGAAGGGGCGCATCGTTGAGCAGGGAACGGTCGACGAGATCTTCGCCAACCCGGCCGAGGAGTACACCCGCCGCCTGCTGGATGCCATCCCCGGCGCAACCATTCCCCTCGGAGGCGGCAACTGA
- a CDS encoding PH domain-containing protein translates to MSALLLAPWILLALWGIYVGVFVSSVTSSADGLRVQNFLRVTRIPFSAIADIRMRYQLVIETMEGRTLTCYGGPVSARSGARRSPSGDRPAAGSQDAERIIDDWQSALEPTAVPAHVLRMWDVPALVALIALAVWAGIAVAVVGAG, encoded by the coding sequence GTGAGCGCGCTCCTGCTCGCCCCGTGGATCCTGCTCGCGCTGTGGGGGATCTACGTCGGCGTCTTCGTGTCCAGCGTGACCAGCTCCGCCGACGGTCTGCGCGTGCAGAACTTCCTGCGCGTCACGCGCATCCCCTTCTCCGCGATCGCCGACATCCGCATGCGCTACCAGCTCGTCATCGAGACGATGGAGGGCCGCACTCTCACCTGCTACGGGGGACCGGTCTCCGCCCGCAGCGGCGCGCGCCGTTCTCCCAGCGGGGACCGTCCCGCGGCCGGCTCGCAAGACGCCGAGCGCATCATCGACGACTGGCAGTCGGCCCTCGAACCCACCGCGGTTCCCGCCCACGTCCTGCGGATGTGGGATGTTCCGGCGCTCGTGGCGCTCATCGCCCTGGCCGTCTGGGCGGGCATCGCCGTGGCGGTCGTCGGGGCGGGCTGA
- the typA gene encoding translational GTPase TypA translates to MARALRSDLRNVAIVAHVDHGKTTLVDAMLRQTGSFGEHAHVEERAMDSNDLEREKGITILAKNTAITYNGIHTDTPITINVIDTPGHADFGGEVERGLSMVDGVVLLVDASEGPLPQTRFVLRKALEAKLPVILLVNKTDRPDARIAEVEEEAHDLLLGLASDLQDDVPDLDVDALLDVPVVYASGRAGAASRTRPENGSLPDNEDLEPLFEAILEHVPAPSYDDEAPLQAWVTNLDSSPFLGRLALLRVFNGTLKKGQTVAWVRHDGSHSNARVTELLKTKALERFPAESAGPGDIVAIAGFEDITIGETIADPEDVRPLPAITVDDPAISMTIGTNTSPLMGKVKGHKLTARMVKDRLDRELIGNVSLKVVDIGRPDAWEVQGRGELALAILVENMRREGFELTVGKPQVVTKRGEDGKLKEPFEHLTIDAPEEHLGAITQLMAARKGRMDNMTNHGTGWVRMEFVVPSRGLIGFRSEFLTITRGTGIANAISHGYDDWAGSITTRQNGSIVADRQGVVTPFAMIALQERMSFFVQPTEEVYEGMVIGENSRADDMDVNITKEKKLTNMRSSTSDSFESMTPPRVLTLEESLEFARDDECVEVTPEKVRIRKVVLDATERGRAASRLKRQDANA, encoded by the coding sequence ATGGCGCGCGCCCTCCGCTCCGATCTGCGTAACGTCGCGATCGTCGCCCACGTCGACCACGGCAAGACGACTCTCGTCGATGCCATGCTCCGTCAGACGGGCTCGTTCGGTGAACACGCGCACGTCGAAGAGCGCGCGATGGACTCCAACGACCTGGAGCGTGAGAAGGGCATCACGATCCTCGCCAAGAACACGGCGATCACGTACAACGGCATCCACACCGACACCCCCATCACGATCAACGTGATCGACACTCCGGGTCACGCCGACTTCGGTGGCGAGGTCGAGCGCGGCCTGTCGATGGTGGATGGCGTCGTGCTGCTCGTCGACGCCTCCGAGGGTCCGCTTCCCCAGACCCGCTTCGTGCTGCGCAAGGCGCTCGAGGCGAAGCTGCCGGTCATCCTGCTCGTGAACAAGACCGACCGCCCCGACGCGCGCATCGCCGAGGTCGAGGAGGAGGCTCACGACCTTCTGCTGGGCCTGGCCTCCGACCTGCAGGACGACGTGCCCGACCTCGACGTCGATGCTCTGCTCGACGTCCCCGTCGTCTACGCGTCCGGTCGTGCCGGTGCCGCGTCGCGCACGCGCCCCGAGAACGGGTCGCTGCCCGACAACGAAGACCTCGAGCCGCTGTTCGAGGCGATCCTCGAGCATGTGCCGGCACCGTCCTACGACGACGAGGCGCCGCTGCAGGCGTGGGTGACCAACCTCGACTCCAGCCCGTTCCTCGGCCGTCTGGCCCTCCTGCGCGTGTTCAACGGCACCCTCAAGAAGGGTCAGACCGTCGCGTGGGTCCGCCACGACGGTTCGCACTCCAACGCGCGCGTGACGGAGCTGCTCAAGACGAAGGCGCTCGAGCGCTTCCCGGCCGAGTCCGCCGGCCCCGGTGACATCGTCGCCATCGCCGGATTCGAGGACATCACGATCGGTGAGACGATCGCCGACCCCGAGGATGTCCGCCCGCTGCCCGCCATCACCGTCGACGACCCGGCGATCTCCATGACGATCGGCACGAACACGTCGCCGCTCATGGGCAAGGTCAAGGGGCACAAGCTCACGGCGCGCATGGTCAAGGACCGCCTCGACCGCGAGCTCATCGGCAACGTCTCGCTCAAGGTCGTCGACATCGGCCGCCCCGACGCCTGGGAGGTCCAGGGCCGTGGTGAGCTGGCGCTGGCGATCCTCGTCGAGAACATGCGCCGCGAGGGCTTCGAGCTCACCGTCGGCAAGCCGCAGGTCGTCACCAAGCGCGGCGAGGACGGCAAGCTCAAGGAGCCGTTCGAGCACCTGACGATCGACGCCCCCGAGGAACACCTCGGCGCGATCACGCAGCTCATGGCCGCGCGCAAGGGTCGCATGGACAACATGACGAACCACGGCACCGGCTGGGTGCGCATGGAGTTCGTCGTCCCCTCGCGCGGTCTCATCGGGTTCCGGAGCGAGTTCCTCACCATCACGCGCGGCACGGGTATCGCCAACGCGATCTCCCACGGCTACGACGACTGGGCCGGCTCCATCACGACGCGTCAGAACGGCTCGATCGTCGCCGACCGTCAGGGCGTGGTCACCCCCTTCGCCATGATTGCGCTGCAGGAGCGGATGAGCTTCTTCGTGCAGCCGACCGAAGAGGTCTACGAGGGAATGGTCATCGGCGAGAACTCGCGCGCCGACGACATGGACGTCAACATCACCAAGGAGAAGAAGCTGACGAACATGCGTTCGTCGACCTCCGACTCCTTCGAGTCGATGACGCCGCCGCGTGTGCTGACGCTCGAGGAGTCCCTCGAATTCGCCCGCGACGACGAATGCGTCGAGGTCACCCCCGAGAAGGTGCGTATCCGCAAGGTCGTGCTCGACGCCACCGAGCGCGGCCGCGCCGCATCCCGTCTGAAGCGCCAGGACGCCAACGCCTGA
- a CDS encoding helix-turn-helix domain-containing protein has translation METMGPRIARSLRRERERAGVSISELARRAGVGKATISQLESGTGNPSVETLWAIATALAVPFAVFVEEPDDGLRLIRAGSDEGIPASDSPYSALLLAAGSPHSRSDLYLLRAEPGEPRRSLPHTPGTVEHVVLITGRAAAGPADSPVELSPGDYLRYRGDAPHIFEALTRDTSAVLVSEVR, from the coding sequence ATGGAGACCATGGGTCCACGCATCGCCCGGTCGCTGCGGCGCGAGCGGGAACGCGCGGGGGTGAGCATCTCCGAGCTGGCGCGCCGGGCCGGAGTGGGGAAGGCCACGATCTCGCAGCTCGAATCGGGCACCGGCAACCCCAGCGTGGAGACCCTCTGGGCGATCGCGACGGCTCTGGCAGTGCCGTTCGCCGTGTTCGTCGAAGAGCCCGACGACGGACTGCGCCTGATCCGCGCGGGCTCGGACGAGGGCATCCCTGCGTCCGACTCCCCCTACAGCGCTCTGTTGCTCGCCGCGGGCTCGCCGCATTCTCGGAGCGACCTCTACCTGTTGCGGGCGGAGCCGGGCGAGCCTCGGCGGTCGCTGCCGCACACGCCCGGAACCGTCGAGCACGTCGTGCTGATCACCGGGCGCGCGGCCGCAGGGCCTGCCGACTCCCCCGTCGAGCTCTCTCCGGGCGACTACCTCCGGTATCGCGGGGACGCACCTCACATCTTCGAGGCGCTCACCCGCGATACCAGCGCGGTCCTCGTCTCCGAGGTCCGCTGA
- a CDS encoding AzlC family ABC transporter permease, with the protein MDPDSLPDPGRRAVRQGLAVALATSAYGISFGALSVTAGLDVWQTCVLSLLMFTGGSQFAFVGVIAAGGIAAAPAAIASAALLGVRNVAYGMRLSPQFDGMWRKMAAAGFTIDESTAVSLAQTDARARSLGFWVTGVGIYVGWNISTLAGALLGDVLGDPRAYGLDAAAAAAFLALLWPRLVGGQAIAVGVAAAVVATVLTPALMPGVPVLIAALVAVVVGWADRPGAGAAS; encoded by the coding sequence ATGGACCCCGACAGCCTGCCCGACCCCGGCCGCCGCGCGGTTCGCCAGGGCCTCGCGGTGGCCCTGGCGACGAGCGCGTACGGCATATCCTTCGGTGCCCTCTCGGTCACTGCGGGCCTGGATGTCTGGCAGACCTGCGTCCTGAGCCTGCTCATGTTCACCGGTGGGTCGCAGTTCGCCTTCGTCGGCGTGATCGCCGCAGGCGGCATCGCCGCCGCACCTGCAGCGATCGCCTCCGCGGCGCTTCTCGGGGTGCGCAACGTGGCATACGGCATGCGGCTGTCGCCGCAGTTCGACGGGATGTGGCGCAAGATGGCCGCCGCCGGATTCACCATCGACGAATCGACCGCCGTCTCGCTCGCACAGACGGATGCGCGTGCCCGATCGCTCGGATTCTGGGTCACGGGTGTCGGCATCTACGTCGGCTGGAACATCTCCACGCTGGCAGGCGCTTTGCTGGGTGATGTCCTGGGCGACCCGCGCGCCTACGGCCTGGATGCGGCGGCCGCCGCCGCCTTCCTCGCGCTGCTGTGGCCGCGGCTGGTGGGCGGGCAGGCCATCGCGGTCGGCGTCGCCGCGGCCGTGGTGGCGACCGTCCTCACGCCCGCGCTCATGCCGGGCGTTCCCGTGCTGATCGCCGCCCTCGTGGCGGTCGTCGTCGGGTGGGCCGACCGGCCCGGTGCGGGGGCGGCATCGTGA
- a CDS encoding AzlD domain-containing protein, whose protein sequence is MTLWNAVLLAAVICLALKAVGYAIPTRFVEAPRPARVADLLTVALLGALVAVQALGAGQAIVVDARLPALLVAAGLLALRAPFLVVVVAAAAVAALLRLVGWAA, encoded by the coding sequence GTGACGCTGTGGAATGCGGTCCTTCTGGCCGCGGTGATCTGTCTCGCCCTCAAAGCCGTGGGATACGCCATCCCGACGCGCTTCGTCGAGGCGCCGAGGCCGGCACGCGTCGCGGATCTGCTCACCGTCGCGCTGCTGGGTGCGCTGGTCGCCGTGCAGGCGCTGGGCGCCGGGCAGGCGATCGTGGTCGATGCTCGCCTGCCTGCGCTCCTGGTCGCCGCGGGGCTCCTCGCGCTGCGTGCCCCGTTCCTCGTGGTGGTCGTCGCGGCCGCCGCCGTCGCCGCCCTGCTGCGTCTGGTGGGTTGGGCCGCCTGA
- a CDS encoding histidinol dehydrogenase yields the protein MGSLASRIAAWAIALVVGVVYGAAGSFAHAAFIGPVPIGLLLGVTGAGALLIAVRLLTADRWTTLAAALGVMVITYVFAQPSTGGSVLFTVEHETLALIWMGAVPLLAAVVVAWPRAPRRAAEAN from the coding sequence GTGGGCTCGCTTGCATCTCGTATCGCCGCCTGGGCGATCGCTCTCGTCGTGGGCGTCGTCTACGGCGCCGCCGGATCCTTCGCGCATGCGGCATTCATCGGACCTGTGCCGATCGGGCTCCTGCTCGGGGTGACCGGCGCCGGTGCGCTGCTGATCGCCGTGCGCCTCCTGACGGCGGACAGGTGGACGACCCTTGCGGCCGCGCTGGGCGTCATGGTCATCACGTACGTGTTCGCCCAGCCGTCGACGGGTGGGTCGGTGCTGTTCACGGTGGAGCATGAGACGCTCGCGCTGATCTGGATGGGCGCCGTCCCGCTGCTGGCGGCCGTCGTCGTGGCGTGGCCGCGCGCGCCCCGACGGGCAGCCGAGGCGAACTAG
- the fdxA gene encoding ferredoxin produces MTYVIALPCVDVKDRACIDECPVDCIYEGDRSLYIHPDECVDCGACEPACPVEAIYYEDDLPEEWQDYYKANVEFFDDIGSPGGAAKVGVIHKDHPVIAELPPQGE; encoded by the coding sequence GTGACGTATGTGATCGCCCTTCCGTGCGTCGATGTCAAGGATCGTGCCTGCATCGACGAATGCCCCGTCGACTGCATCTATGAGGGCGACCGCTCGCTCTACATCCACCCCGATGAGTGCGTGGACTGCGGAGCGTGCGAGCCGGCCTGCCCCGTCGAGGCGATCTACTACGAAGACGATCTGCCGGAAGAGTGGCAGGACTACTACAAGGCCAACGTCGAGTTCTTCGACGACATCGGCTCGCCCGGCGGCGCCGCCAAGGTCGGCGTGATCCACAAGGATCACCCCGTCATCGCCGAGCTGCCGCCCCAGGGCGAGTGA
- the dapC gene encoding succinyldiaminopimelate transaminase → MSVADLADYPWDAVAPYAETARRHPDGIVDLSIGSPVDRTPAVVEAALAAATDAHAYPQTVGTPPLREAIVDWYARRRGVADLTAAHVLPTVGSKELVALLPLLLGLGVGDTVVHPVAAYPTYEVGARLVGATAVAEDDPASWPDGTRLIWINSPGNPDGRVWSVAELRVARERARELGAVLVSDECYAELGWEAPWAEAPVPSVLDPAVVAADLSGVLSVYSLSKQSNLAGYRAAFLAGDPGLVARLLTARKHLGLMLPAPVQAAMVAALGDDAHVAAQKGRYGARRAVLKPAVEAAGFRVDRSEAGLYLWATRGEDAWDSMAALADLGILAGPGHFYGPHHPQHIRLSLTASDERIAAAAMRLGAASS, encoded by the coding sequence ATGAGCGTCGCCGACCTCGCCGACTACCCCTGGGACGCCGTCGCGCCGTACGCCGAGACCGCGCGTCGTCACCCCGACGGCATCGTCGATCTCTCGATCGGATCTCCCGTCGACCGCACTCCGGCGGTCGTCGAGGCCGCGCTCGCGGCCGCGACCGACGCGCACGCCTATCCGCAGACCGTGGGTACGCCCCCGCTGCGTGAAGCGATCGTCGACTGGTACGCGCGTCGCCGCGGCGTCGCGGATCTCACTGCCGCCCACGTGCTGCCGACCGTCGGTTCGAAGGAACTGGTGGCCCTGCTTCCGCTGCTGCTCGGCCTCGGCGTCGGTGACACCGTCGTGCATCCGGTCGCGGCGTATCCGACCTACGAGGTCGGCGCACGCCTGGTCGGGGCGACCGCGGTGGCCGAGGACGATCCGGCCTCGTGGCCGGACGGCACCAGACTCATCTGGATCAACTCTCCCGGCAACCCGGACGGCCGGGTGTGGAGCGTCGCCGAACTGCGCGTGGCCCGTGAGCGGGCGCGAGAGCTCGGCGCGGTGCTCGTGTCGGACGAGTGCTACGCCGAGCTGGGATGGGAAGCGCCGTGGGCTGAGGCCCCCGTGCCGTCGGTCCTGGATCCCGCCGTGGTGGCAGCCGATCTGTCGGGGGTGCTGTCGGTCTACTCGCTGAGCAAGCAGTCCAACCTCGCCGGTTATCGTGCCGCCTTCCTCGCGGGCGATCCCGGCCTGGTCGCGCGGCTGCTGACGGCGCGGAAGCACCTGGGGCTCATGCTGCCCGCTCCCGTGCAGGCCGCGATGGTGGCCGCGCTGGGCGACGACGCGCACGTCGCCGCACAGAAGGGGCGCTACGGCGCCCGTCGGGCGGTGCTGAAGCCCGCCGTCGAGGCCGCCGGCTTCCGCGTCGACCGCAGTGAAGCCGGGCTCTATCTCTGGGCGACGCGCGGCGAGGATGCGTGGGACAGCATGGCCGCCCTCGCCGATCTCGGCATCCTGGCCGGCCCCGGGCACTTCTACGGACCGCACCATCCGCAGCACATCCGGCTGTCCCTCACGGCATCGGATGAGCGGATCGCCGCGGCTGCGATGCGTCTCGGTGCCGCGAGCTCGTAG
- a CDS encoding citrate synthase, with translation MTEAGSQQKTARLTVAEHTAELPVLTGTDGVPSIDVSSLTRQTGHTTLDYGFVNTAATKSAVTFIDGDEGILRYRGYPIEQLAKNSTYLEVAWLLIYGELPSASELEDFDNRIRRHTLLHEDLKRFFSALPHTAHPMSVLSAATAALSTYYENQSDPHNPEFVELNTIRMLAKLPVIAAYAHKKSVGQAFLYPDNSLSFVDNFLKLNFGVLSEQYEISPVMSRALERLLILHEDHEQNASTSTVRLVGSTGANIFSSVSAGINALSGPLHGGANEAVLDMLGRIRDSGESVQRFVERVKNKEDGVKLMGFGHRVYKNYDPRAKLVKESADEVLAELGVSDPLLDLAKELEEIALRDDYFISRRLYPNVDFYTGVIYKAMGFPTRMFTVLFAIGRLPGWLAHWREMNQDPQTKIGRPQQLYVGAPERNYPGVG, from the coding sequence GTGACCGAAGCCGGCTCGCAGCAGAAGACCGCACGTCTGACCGTCGCAGAGCACACCGCGGAGCTGCCTGTGCTGACGGGCACGGACGGTGTGCCCAGCATCGATGTGTCCTCACTGACGCGTCAGACCGGACACACGACCCTCGACTACGGGTTCGTGAACACCGCGGCGACCAAATCCGCGGTCACCTTCATCGACGGCGACGAGGGCATCCTGCGCTACCGCGGATACCCGATCGAGCAGCTCGCGAAGAACTCGACCTACCTCGAAGTCGCCTGGCTGCTCATCTACGGCGAGCTGCCCAGCGCGAGCGAGCTCGAGGACTTCGACAACCGCATCCGGCGTCACACCCTCCTGCACGAGGATCTGAAGCGCTTCTTCTCGGCTCTGCCGCACACCGCGCACCCGATGTCGGTGCTGTCAGCGGCCACCGCGGCGCTGTCGACCTACTACGAGAACCAGTCGGATCCGCACAACCCCGAGTTCGTCGAGCTCAACACCATCCGGATGCTCGCGAAGCTTCCCGTGATCGCGGCCTACGCACACAAGAAGAGCGTCGGTCAGGCCTTCCTGTACCCCGATAACTCGCTCAGCTTCGTCGACAACTTCCTGAAGCTCAACTTCGGAGTGCTCAGCGAGCAGTACGAGATCAGCCCCGTGATGTCTCGCGCGCTCGAGCGCCTGCTGATCCTGCACGAGGACCACGAGCAGAACGCCTCGACGTCGACCGTGCGTCTGGTGGGCTCCACCGGCGCGAACATCTTCTCCTCGGTCTCGGCGGGAATCAACGCTCTGTCCGGGCCGCTTCACGGTGGTGCGAACGAGGCCGTGCTCGACATGCTGGGCCGCATCCGCGACTCCGGCGAGAGCGTGCAGCGTTTCGTCGAGCGGGTCAAGAACAAGGAAGACGGCGTGAAGCTCATGGGCTTCGGGCACCGCGTCTACAAGAACTACGACCCGCGCGCGAAGCTCGTCAAGGAGTCCGCCGACGAGGTGCTCGCCGAGCTCGGCGTCAGCGACCCGCTGCTGGATCTCGCGAAGGAGCTGGAGGAGATCGCCCTGCGCGACGACTACTTCATCTCGCGCCGGCTGTACCCGAACGTCGATTTCTACACCGGGGTCATCTACAAGGCCATGGGCTTCCCGACTCGCATGTTCACCGTGCTGTTCGCGATCGGTCGTCTTCCGGGCTGGCTCGCGCACTGGCGGGAGATGAACCAGGACCCGCAGACGAAGATCGGTCGCCCCCAGCAGCTGTACGTGGGTGCTCCCGAGCGCAACTACCCGGGCGTGGGCTGA
- the ddaH gene encoding dimethylargininase: MPRLLVRPPSSRLAEGELTHLERVPVDPALAREQWEAYVDVFRARGWEIVPVAEADEQADGVFVEDAVVVFGDLAVLCRAGADSRRGERPTIEAATARTGLSTAEIVAPATLDGGDVLKIGRTVYVGLSARTTEDAVAQLRALLEPRGWDVQGVPVTRVLHLKSAVTALPDGTVIGYPPLVDDADAFPAFLPVPEEHGTAVVVLDENTVLMSADAPASAALFRERGLEVITTPVTEFEKLEGCVTCLSVRLRD, from the coding sequence ATGCCGCGGCTTCTCGTGCGGCCGCCGTCCTCGCGACTGGCGGAGGGGGAGCTCACGCACCTCGAGCGGGTGCCGGTGGATCCCGCGCTCGCGCGCGAGCAGTGGGAGGCGTACGTCGACGTGTTCCGCGCCCGCGGGTGGGAGATCGTGCCGGTCGCCGAGGCGGATGAGCAGGCGGACGGCGTCTTCGTCGAGGATGCCGTGGTCGTGTTCGGCGATCTGGCCGTCCTCTGCCGCGCCGGAGCCGACTCGCGCCGGGGTGAGCGCCCCACGATCGAAGCCGCGACCGCGCGGACCGGGCTGTCGACGGCGGAGATCGTCGCACCGGCGACGCTCGACGGCGGCGACGTTCTGAAGATCGGCCGTACCGTCTACGTGGGCCTGTCGGCGCGCACGACCGAGGACGCCGTGGCGCAGCTGCGCGCACTGCTCGAACCACGAGGGTGGGACGTGCAGGGCGTCCCCGTGACGCGGGTGCTGCATCTGAAGTCAGCGGTCACCGCACTTCCGGACGGCACCGTCATCGGTTACCCGCCGCTGGTGGACGACGCCGACGCGTTCCCGGCGTTCCTGCCGGTTCCCGAGGAGCACGGCACTGCTGTGGTGGTGCTCGACGAGAACACCGTGCTCATGTCGGCGGACGCTCCGGCATCCGCTGCTCTCTTCCGGGAGAGGGGGCTGGAGGTCATCACCACGCCGGTGACCGAGTTCGAGAAGCTCGAGGGCTGCGTCACCTGTCTGTCGGTGCGGCTGCGCGACTGA
- the ppk2 gene encoding polyphosphate kinase 2: MSAPRLPKKLYEREVARLQAQLVDMQAWVQATGARVVVIFEGRDAAGKGSTIKRVAEYLNPRVSRIVALPTPTDREKSQWYFQRYIPHLPAAGEIVLMDRSWYNRAGVERVMGYCTDAEYQRFLRQAPLFERMLVEDGILLLKYWFSVSDVEQEARFRSRASDPMRRWKLSPNDVLSITKWEDYSRAKDAMLVHTDIPEARWYEVDNEDKRRGRINMIHHLLGQIPWQPLPHETVEIPERPASRGYERPPRSADAMVPDYAATLER, encoded by the coding sequence ATGAGCGCGCCGCGGCTGCCGAAGAAGCTCTACGAGCGCGAAGTCGCGCGTCTGCAGGCCCAGCTCGTCGACATGCAGGCGTGGGTGCAGGCGACCGGCGCGCGCGTCGTGGTGATCTTCGAGGGCCGCGACGCTGCGGGCAAGGGATCGACGATCAAGCGGGTGGCGGAGTACCTGAATCCCCGCGTCAGCCGCATCGTCGCTCTGCCGACGCCCACGGATCGCGAGAAGTCGCAGTGGTACTTCCAGCGCTACATCCCGCATCTGCCCGCGGCGGGCGAGATCGTGCTCATGGACCGCTCCTGGTACAACCGGGCCGGCGTCGAGCGGGTCATGGGCTACTGCACGGATGCGGAATACCAGAGGTTCCTGCGCCAGGCCCCGCTGTTCGAGCGGATGCTGGTCGAGGACGGCATCCTGCTGCTCAAGTACTGGTTCAGTGTCTCCGATGTCGAGCAGGAGGCGCGTTTCCGCTCGCGGGCCAGCGACCCGATGAGGCGCTGGAAGCTGAGCCCGAACGACGTGCTGTCCATCACCAAGTGGGAGGACTACTCACGGGCGAAGGATGCGATGCTCGTGCACACCGACATCCCCGAGGCGCGCTGGTACGAGGTCGACAATGAGGACAAGCGTCGTGGCCGGATCAACATGATCCACCATCTGCTCGGGCAGATCCCCTGGCAGCCGCTCCCGCACGAGACAGTGGAGATCCCGGAAAGACCCGCCTCACGCGGATACGAACGCCCGCCGCGCAGCGCGGACGCGATGGTCCCCGACTACGCCGCCACGCTGGAGCGCTGA